Below is a window of Colletes latitarsis isolate SP2378_abdomen chromosome 5, iyColLati1, whole genome shotgun sequence DNA.
TCTAAGTTTCTTTCATTACTACGAATGTTCGTTTTGATGTGTATGACACTGCGTTGATTCAATTTGGGGTTTCGATCCAAGTTTCTTTCGTTATTACgaatgttcgttttgatatctataacattgtgtcgatgcatataccatatttgtttcgatgacactgattaatatcagatttttatttttatgtttcagcttAAATTCTTCTAATATTATGCTTAATTTCCTTCCATATCTCACTAATATAACTATTAGTTTTGATTtcagtttaaatttagattaatcgcaaggacatcgagggagtacgccacaaccgccggGGGACTTCTAATTCCATGTtgattagtcttaagcttcgtcgcgaatcttaaaattaacgtcgaagatttctttattgtacatattttcgcgttttaccaagcaattattcaataagtagcttctcgttttctcgttccctcgttcctagcttcggtcaccgctgtttcatcgattgaaacatgtgatcggccgtgtatctggtccgaaagatctaatcgccttcccttggtaagcttggttgagggaaaacggcacttcgctggaaggtgtggagtttccgtattctgcggaaacgcataccttccagcggaagtcgacaccgtctcaggtactctctctttgtcagacagcctaagtcgggtccttcgggctcccggcgggttgcgttggagaaatggagacctcgattcggagttgcagttctctgttttcttgttgagatcgagttagcaagggcagtaggttcgatcctcggatccgctgcacggtacagcatcgcgtcgcgtcgcgtatcccacgatttagcttcatccctctttttaatcacataattgcttggtacaaggaactttgtttccttctatcgtccgaagtttagcttcaacttgactagacttgagcttcgacgttaattttaagtccctattgtatgcgtctcccaatattgccaagtaattatttaacaagtagcttctctcgactcgttatctcgtttcttgcttcggtcaccactgcttcgtcgaacgaaacatgtgatcggccgtccagtttgtccgaaagatctagtcgcctgccaatgatagatcgatttctagaaatagaaatcaatctaccaagggtagtgtcgattcgatccgaagatctgctgcacggttcagcatcgcgtcgcgtcgcgtctccaacaatttagcttcatccctttttaaacaaaataattacttggcatgactaatctagtttctaaggatgtaaaagggagatcgatggaacttggattccatctatctcccttcgggtctccactcgcagcaacctccacgtggtgagacctggtaatcggtgtcacccacgatagaaaagttattcttcgtgggtgacaccgagctaatggctgcgaatttagaattgtttcttgatataataaacgaatttagatttataattagtcaggtgtttggttagctattatgttaggcaggttatttttatttgaagacaaattcttttgaaaattctttcgactctcttcgttggttgtgcatctttcattggttgcactttcgtttgtttcttcttcgaccaacgatcgttggtcacagaagatctttattaatggagggtgggtgggaatcggttagtgcgtttaattaataatcgtaatacttttagctgggtaatgcaattattaattaaaaactaaataatattagcaaattggctgcgatccgctttgcataggtcatcataaatatagagcttcttcgctagattatttttgattctcattgattcgtcaaagattctagagtattgtcaaagacgaggtatacgagtagatctttcacccaatgtattttttcggcccgtttttatggggtctcgaaaccccattaccattttcgtgtcattcgcaacgttaccaacagattcacaTTCATAGtccactcacatgtatttacgcaaccCTACAGTTGTTTGTCTATCAATACTAatgcagtgaatagtttctcaactgaccgtcgtccatgagaagaggacgctaaaatcacctccgaattttcaggtcggtatggcagtcagattgggtcacgaaagttcataaggtgaaaggtctactcgtatacctcgtctgtggtaaagACGTTAGGCAATAATCGTGGGTACATATTTTGCCCAATGAAGAAACGATTAAGTCCGGTGTACGGGTGCTTTAAATGTTTGCAAGTGCAGCAGTtagtaaaatttaacaaatttttgatCTTAAATAAAAACTTGTTTTGAAATTCGTGTTTGTTATCTAACAAAGAGTTTGTGTTTTACTATTCGTAGGTGTAGTCGCGTCTCCATGTTATCGGTTGAGAGAACAGATCGATAAGATTGTCGAGCTCTAGGAAGGGTGCTAGATGCCACTTGCACCCCGTCTCCAAGAATAATCCCGCATCCCTATTTCGGGTAAATTCGAAGGCGATACTTCTTCGTCTCTGTTTCTGCGATCCGCACAGTCGTGCCGCATCCACCGCCGGTTGCGTACCTATCTTACGGTCTTCAAGGTACATCGTGTACGCGTACCGGTTACGATATAAGTAAATCGAAAATCTTACTTCGGGAAATTGTGATTTAATCACGATGATATTCTCAGCACGCCCGAAAACGCGATGAAATGTCGAAACGATCGACAGGTCAGTTCAAGTGATGTAGCCTTCGAAACTTTGCCAACACGAGATCGGATGCAGTTTTAGTTTCAATCTATgatcaattttaaattaaatgctCCTCGAACACGTGGATTCTCGAGCTTCGTATACTTTCTTGTCCTTACATTTCGACAAtactattttataattaaatcacACACGTTTTAATCGATGTTACGAGACGCTATGGTTCCCACGAGGCTCGAACACGAGTCTTTAAATATTCCAAGGCAAAAGTACACGTCCAAATTTCTTTAGGGTCGACATGTCAAAGCATGTAAGCTAAAGTATAATCCTTTTTACGAATTCGAGCGTCTTGAAAGTTTCGAAACACTTTCGACGTTTGGGTGATAAGTTGAACGGTAGAATTATGTGCAAAGTGACGAAAGTATTAGGCAGGACGATTTTTACTATCCATCGTCTGTAATGCAAGAACGATCCAGAAACGGTGACCTATAAAAGTGCGAGGCCGAATGTTAGCTGCTTTATATTCTAGTGTTTAGCCAGCTTGTTAAACGAAAGTTGTGTCTTGCTTCCTCTTTTTCTCGACGACCTAAGAAAGGTAGCCGAGATCCCATTTAAACTAAAAGTCTTGTTACgtagaaacgaattttttttgtacCTTGCGTATCATGCCGATCAGATGATGAACGCGCGATGACGTTACGATGCATTAGAAAAATGTTCATTTCCGTACGTAAAATGATCTGTGACGGGATGGCACGATGAAGTGCGATGTTCGGTTGTGAAAACGGCGTGTTTCGATTAGGTGTGAAAAATTTAGCGCTCGAATGTTTACGGTCCGTCATGTTATCGGCGGCAAAAGTGCTCCAGCGATATTCATCAAGAACATATTTGCGGAGCTAGTCCGGCAGCAATTAGCAGCGGTTGAGCCACCAATCATGAATCGATCTATCTGCATCAGTTACGCCTTATCAGCCTTAATCCACTAAAAGGAAGGGCGGAGGATCGTTAAAGCCCCTCGATATCAGCACGTGAGGGCCAAGGTAATTCAATGAAGTTCGTTATAAATTTCATTAATGGCTCGACGAGATGCGGTGACACGCTGGCGTGCTAAGTCACGTGCCACGTAACCGATCTTTTGACTTCTGAACTGTGAAACGCACTTTTCTTACGAATCTCGTATGAAACTCACATTGAATGATATTAGAAAATTCTAGTGTAAGATAGAGTATTTTATGGGTTACAAACtagataaatttattaattgccAGAggacatatatttttattttttttcctgcaaaagagTACCTTTGAAtgtgtttaattttaattaactttCGTAACGAAGATTCAAGGGAATACCTCGTTTGGATCGTCGTGTAAATCTGATCACGTATATAAACAGTTGGGATTAATACAATAAAATCATTTATTGCACCTATTTTTAACGTTTGCTATGATATCGTGGTTTGTGGTCGACTTTTCGGTTTGGAAATGCAACAGTTGATTTGTTACGTAGTAAAATCTATTTTTGAGAAGTTTCATGCATCATTGAGATTACGCAGCTGGTAGATTTACAACTTACAAAGcgatatatttttgtattttatatattaaCGACGTAATGTGATAGTTTTATGTtcgatttattttgtatttcctgtaataaattgatttttaacGGTGGTAGAAAATGATCAAATTTAGGGCAGTTTAgatatctaaaattttaatgaaaatcgTAATTTTCTTGATACCACAATTTGCACTTTCCTCTTTCTAAAATTTCCTTGTGAACAGGAAAATATTCCTTAAAGTCGAAACGTAATTCATTATGTAGCTGAGAAACGCAAGGTTTATTCTTCTTTTAGTATTCTTTGAACTTGAAGTTAATGGACGACCAcgactttttttatttctgtccaATTGAATTAGATCGATAGTTACACGCATTCTAAATATATTATAGGGGATCCTATTTGTCTCTTTCTTTAGGTACTATACACTAGCCATGCTTTTGCgagataaatattaatataataacaaaaaattttaaccggatagtaattaaatatttgttatttacATACGTAAGACTTGAAACGACCTGACTTTTTGTGTACTTAATTTAAATTCCAACTAAATGTAAcaatgaaaattttaatgaacctCACCTCTACTTTTTAATGATTTATTTGAACAAAGTAAGGAAACAAGAGGGAAGTAATCGAGCAATCATGCAGAATGAATTTTTTGACAGAATACTTCATTTCATTATAAATGAAACTACAAATGGGGTTTCGTCGAAAGTAAAAACATTGAACTTATTATGGTTTTTAAATTCGTACAAAACCATAGCTCTTGtgtcttactacgtgaacgattgCAAGAAAGAAGAGCAGAAACTTTGACTAATGTAAAGTCATAACTTTGCGATGGTAAATTACTTCCGTTATTCGGTCAAGACTGAatcatttaattattattcggGGGGAAGAAAAACACGAGAAAGGAAGAGTCGGGGAGAGAAGCAAAGAGATTTGTTACTCGAAAAGAAGCGAGTAAATTGAACGAGAGAAGTTTTGTACATTTCTGGCTGGTGCATTATGTTCTCGCGCAGTAGATCTTTATTTGCATCGGTCTATACGaggaattgaaatatattttgggatgtttTCATTATTTCTCCACTGGAAATAGTATTACCACGAAAATATAAGAAACGCGTTGTAGAAATGCAGTGCGCAATAAAGTAACTCAGCGTAAAGAGAAAACTTTGTTTCGGAAATTCTGTTTGTCGCCAAAGGAACGTTTGTCGCGTTTTAAAAATGACATAGGTACAATCGATTTGAAAATTCAGCGAACGGTGAATTAAAACAATACGTGGTTCGAGTCGTATTTATTTAAAAGCTGcataacaaaattatttaatcaCGTTACTTGAGCTTTATTGCTTTAGAAAAATTGAATACAATCCTgttttgaattatttatttgttatttcagTGTAGCACGTTACCCAATTAAATGTAACGTATCTCTAAAAGAGCAATAAAACTTAGCGTGGAATTAGCGGGGAATTTTGATCTGTGAATAATAAAGTAATATTGCCTAATCGTATGTTAAGCGTGAACGCACattgaatttatattatttgtccTTACTCGAGTGAGAATGAGAGTTAAATAAAGCACTATTTTAATGGCGGTAGAAGTGGGGATCGCACGTGCTCTTAACGTGACCTGAATTTCGATAAGGCGCTACGACCAGTCAAACATGACCCAAAGCGGGTCAATTTCTATTGCTTTCAATTTTTGTGGAAGCACTTATTAATCCTTGGAGAGTTGTTCAACGAAAGCTACTTTGATATTTAAACAGAATTACGAAAATGTCAGTTTCATGTTATGCAAAAAGAGCAAGAATCATTACTTTGaattgtattaaatttaatttcaaatagtaAGACACGTGACGCATTAGATATCTGTCGAAAGGAAAGGTTGGGGATATTTTTAACGCGAATATAGTTGCAGTATATTTCTCTTTATAATCAATTTTAGCGTTAGGCTACTTCAATGTGAGATAAGTAGACAGCAATCACCATTTGCAATGCGTTGAAATGTTAGCATTAGATCGTGCAGATTAAATTACTTAATGCATCACGTGCTTGTACTGACAAGCCTTAAATAATACGATTAGAACACGACGAACGTCGAGTAGGTTAATTAGAAGTTATTTTATTAGACCAGATATTTTAGCGTCGTCTACTAGCAAATGTGAATACAAAATTTCTATTTGTAACacttgtaatatttattttatatttttatgtaccTATAAGTACTTTCGTTAATTTAAATAAGTATTATATTGATTACAATAATACGACTGTAGTTTCCGTTCGCGGACAATGTATAATAATAGCGGTGTCCAATTTTGGTTTCACTTAATGTTGCATGCCTTTGGATAATTTAAGCTGCCAATTAATTGTTGAGTGTAATAAAACGATTCAGCCGCATGAGGGTATGGTCACAGTGAAAGCGATTTCGTTCGAATACATGAGTGGTGCTTTGTTCCAGCGACCTACGATCGAGGTTGGACGATTTTGTGTTTCAATCATAGTAGTACGTAACAGATTTCCCGGGTCTATCGACACAATGAATATTGATGAGGAACTTTATTTAACAAAATGCCCTGTATTCAATTCGTTCATGATTAGTAAACAAAAAGAATACTGTACGGATGACAGATTTCGTCATTTTGAATGGTATATTGTGAATATTTATGCGTGTCTCTAATgagtataattatattttatttaataacatTTCTTGCAATAATGCAGTACAAATAACAATGCTACCTACAGTTGTTTTCATTTATATatgatttaatatataaatgatTACAGACGAAATTAccgttaataaaaaaatatatgatgTGTTGATGCTgtaagaattttatttaaattgtataACACGTATATACAACACAGTATatcttattttctttttaattagttTAAGTAAAGTAGACGACGATCGTACATATCATTGCAGGGATAGAGGTTGTTTAGTTCTGGAGGGAATTGCGAGTCATATTGGGGTAAACATTATAGTCAATCTTCGTAAGACGTgtgattgaccaaaaattattcaacACTGTTCCCATTTCTCTTATTCAAGCTAGAACGTTTCCCTTAAATCAAGACTGATCTATCTTTCTGCCTACATTACAAGCGATATCGCGCGACCAATTCATTCCGTTGTGACCATTCCATGTGACCATTCACATTGACTTCAATCCATTTGTTCCGATCCCACGATCGCCAAATCGCACGAAATTGCTTGCAGTGTAACCACAGCCTAAGCGAAATTGCACTGTGATTTTACCACACTCGTTTGTTTTGCCAGATCTTGAATGTTATTTGAAATAGGATAATTGACCTAGTAATCTAGCCAAGGAAAAATAAATGTTACGTTCCCTAGGAATGAATGGAAACAATCGTTTTTATCATTGTTTTCATTGCAATATCTTCCTATTTAAAACGAATATTTCAATTAGAAATACATTCGTTAAAAATGTTATTTCATACATACTTCGTTCCACTAAGTGaggaatattttcattttcagttGTGTGAGCGACGAACAGGAAAGTAAACTTGGTTTTCGCCGAAAcaagaaaaatcaacatttGCAGAAACGCAAAATCTGACAAATGAAATAAATTCCCCTCTAAAATCATGCGAACGACAAAGAGTTTGAAAGAGGAGGCGTTTTAACGAAAGTATGATATATTCTacaagaattttaaaaatggagTATTAGAGGCAGAAGACTAAAAAATGATTCGACTCACAGCAATGTATTTGACAAACGTATAATTTAAGTAACATGGCAGACTATAAACTACTATACAGATGGAACCAAAGCTTTCAAGCTTTCATAACTTAATCGTACAGAACACGAAAGCGCCAAAGTTTACTTGAAACAATTGAAATAACAACAACGCGTGCTTaacaaataaatgaaaatgGCTTCGACGGCGCAAACTTGATTAATAATCAATATCGAAGTTCTGCCATAATTCGGCTTCAGTTTAGTTTGTCAATTGCTGTGATACCATAATGCTTCAAGAGATGGAGATCACTTGGGACGACGTTGTCACAAATTTCACGGAATCCTCAAATTCGATGCACAACAACAACACGGAAAAGGATGTCGAAGACGTCGAATACAGTTTTGATCGCCAACAAGTGGAAAGGATCGTAGTGGTGGTGGTACCAATATTTTTTGGCATGATCGGTATCCTTGGATTCGTCGGAAATTGTCTGGTGGTCACCGTTGTCGCAGCAAATCCTGGAATGAGATCGACGACGAACATCCTAATCATCAATTTAGCCGTGGCCGACCTGCTGTTCGTTATCTTTTGTATTCCATTCACCGCTACCGACTTCGTGTTACCTTTCTGGCCTTTTGGTAACATCTGGTGCAAGATCGTCCAGTATCTTATCATCGTCACCGCCTATGCCAGTGTTTACACTTTGGTCCTCATGAGCCTCGACAGGTGAGCAAGttttatgaaatattaatttttactttctcGGTACCATTACACTTTCGACGTCTGATCGTAAACTGTACGATACTCGTCTCGTTTAAATAATCTAaagatttgaattttttgtctTAATTTCGTAATAAAAGTATCAAGTCTTTCTCGTTTTatagtattataaataattcatttttcgtCGCTCATAATTTTAAGTATCGTGTGATTAGTAGTCAGTGACTGTCAACAAATTTAAAATTCACCGACTTACAGTATCTTTGTAAGTAAATTGTGTATTTGATTTTGTATTCGGTGGTTGATCGCGTGCAGTCTGTTGGTACGTATTCGTAGCGAATGTGTCGCGTAGGAAAATTCGATTCTCGACGTAACGCGTGAAAATGTAATCCATTCTTGGCCCATAAATATCAGCGGTATTTCCGGTTACATTTCCATGTACCGTATGGCACAGTAACACCAGCTGCAGAATCACGTGCTGTGCCTGGAAATGTCAGACACACGAAAGAATCTTGATTCTCTCGTGAAACGTGCGATTCGCTCATTTTCCAGTCCGTATCAGAATTTTCTTCACGTCGCGTTGCATTCCGAGCTTTTATTTCATCGCGTTTTACCGTCCACGATGATCGTTGCACCAATATTTCCCTCTGAGCTGCAAGCACCGGATTCCAAGGTCATAGTAGTTATGTAAAATAGTTCTACATAAAGCTACACGAAGATAACTACTAAATTGATTTGAATTTTCtacgaaaagaaaaataattttaaatagaaactGAAAATGCTGAAAAATAATTATGAAAATGTGATGAGAATTGGGAACGAATATTGTGACTTAAACGTACTTAAAAATTCTGTAATTGCAAGCTCAACTTTGAAAATTCTATGCAATTTCAATATTAGTTAAGAAAACGGAGATATTTGTGTGCGTTTGATATAGTTTTTCTGTTTGAAACTTGTAATTAACAACTAGGTTACCCGTGAGTTCACGGTAGCCTGTATCATTTAATTCGTTGGCTGATATCCAAGTCAATTAGCATGAATGATTGTTCATTTATTTTGCTTCGTACACGATACCTAATCTGTTTTCAAAATAGACATGTTTGTTTAGAGTCGCTAGGAGTACGACGTTTtacaaattacaattttaacAATGACAAGTTTAAATGTTCAAACTCTTTCTTCTAATTATTTTATGTGCTTCAAGTTCTACCGCTGTGCTGACGATAAACTGAAATAGACTACTGTTTAGACGACTCTATTTTAATCTAATAAGCGAGAACATCTGTTTTTTTTTGTTGGTGTACGTGGAATAAAAAGAGGTTAATCTTTAAAAGTACTTGGACGTGTGACTGAATTATCGTCGTAAAAAGAAACGGTAGTCTTTTAACGAGTTTTAGTGGATTTTACTGTTTCGTATAGCCAGGTTATGAATGCAAATAAAATGTATGCAACTTCTACAACAGCGTTTATTTTTGAAGAGGACTTTGAACGTTGGGATTCATCATCATGAGCATTAAATCATATCAATTTTATTAGTTCTAACGCGTTATTAAGATAACAGTTGaaatagcacatactttcgaaattcaGTAATCGATCAATCATTAACCGTTTGTTGCATTTCAATTGATTCAGATATTTGGCAGTGGTTCATCCAGTCACATCGAGGTCATGGAGAACCGAAAATCACGCGATCCTTGCTATTTGTATCGCTTGGGCGATGATCTTCACAATCTCAACCCCTGCCCTCATTGTTCATGGCGAGGTAAGTCATTTATAAATGATGAACACTTAATTTCCCTCGAAATAAGTGCAGGGAATATATGCATGATACAATACTAACTTTCATGCTTATATcctttaacaattttattatatcATCAAGCTTAATGAATAAACAACACACGAATGTTTTAGATTTATTAATGCAAGTATTTATTCTAACTTAGTATCTCGAGGGGTACCAAAAGAAATTTTCTCTTGTACTGCAAGAATGGGGGAATGAATTGTAAGTAATATACGCTTAATTGCAAATGGCCTACTATAAATTGCGAAGGGTTCATAAGTCTCAAATGACACGCGTAAGTTTCGAACGTCCCACGATAAATTCTGTATAAGTCACGATAAGTTTCAAATGACCCACAGTAAACTACACACGGACACGATAAATTACCAATGATAAGGTTCGAATGACGCACAATAAGTTCTGAACGACACACATAAGTTTTGTGTGATCCATGACAAATTGTGATTGACCCACGATAAATAGAGATTATTATTTTGTTTCGTTGCTCTTTATTTTCCGAAAGAAAGCACAATTAATTAACTGATTTAAACGTATCTGAAATCTACattaaaaatttatatgaaATTCCATTTGAAAAAAATGGAGGTACATTCAATAACTCATCCAAAAGCCTCGATCGACTCTTATTTAGGATATTGAAAAAAGAGGAAATTTTATTGACAGCGCCAGTGATTTCTGAAAAAACAATTTACAACAGTTGTCGCGGTTCGCCCTACTGAATCGATACTTTGACAATTCATTTTGCAGTCAGAGCGCCGACACTCTTTAATTAATCACTATTTTATTGCACGTACCACGACTTCAATTTTTACCTTTCTTCTGTTATTGAACATTGGAATCGGATTTAATGCTCGGGACAGGGTATTTTCAGTTCTTTTTCCCCCAGTGCACGGGCAGCTTCGGTTTGCCTGACTACATCACACGAACGCGAAAAATTCCGCCCGACTCGTACGCCTAGTCCTtttgattgactccttcaaTTCGGTTATTCGTTATCGATTGCATTGATACTCTCAACGAGTGGATTTCGGCACCATAAAATGATTCAGAACTCGATTACCAAAAAGCGAACTGTTCGGAATCCATTTTGTTCTTTCAACTTGAAGAAACCTGGTGAAATATGTATGAAATAAAACTTACGCCACCTAGCTTACTAGTATTTCttgttagatagatagataaaTATTAACACGCTAAATACGGATCTAATTTTGTTTCACTTCTAAACAAAAGCATACTCACTGTATAAATAAAAAACAACGAGCAGAAAAGTCCATTTCTATtcaaaaagtttgaataaaaattcattaaatAGTTTCCAGGCAACGACATAGTGTTTAACGTGCTAATTTAGTAACAATTAACCTCCGTCTGTGTTAAACGCAATAATGTAAGAATTGTTTTATAATGACCATTTGCTGCCGCAGTAGATACTCTATTTAGATACGATAATAACCATAAACGTGTACTTAACGCTCCAACTATTAATCCAGCACAGAGTTTCTTATCTACGCGTATTATTTATGGTAGTTAAAtggagaaattattaaaaaatgaacgTACAAGAATTTCcatatctaaaaataaattattgtatGCTTTCCTCGTCGTCTTGGTAGCCCTACTGTATTGATTGTTAAACTAATGAATCTATAAAATCAGTGCATTTTTTGTTGCAGAACAAATACACGCGTTGATTAATATTATTTGGACTTGACGTACTGTCAAATTGA
It encodes the following:
- the Asta-r1 gene encoding allatostatin A receptor 1; this encodes MLQEMEITWDDVVTNFTESSNSMHNNNTEKDVEDVEYSFDRQQVERIVVVVVPIFFGMIGILGFVGNCLVVTVVAANPGMRSTTNILIINLAVADLLFVIFCIPFTATDFVLPFWPFGNIWCKIVQYLIIVTAYASVYTLVLMSLDRYLAVVHPVTSRSWRTENHAILAICIAWAMIFTISTPALIVHGEDMDGTSSENLTACRILPQYDWPFFQISFFLMSYLLPLMLICFFYICMLVRLWRAARVSAESRRGRRRVTRLVLVVVGVFAFCWCPIQVILVTKSLTVYPLTTATIMVQIASHILAYTNSCVNPILYAFLSDSFRKAFRKIIYCKPRPDQNRQLGPLTRTTRAASTGDIL